In Marivirga salinae, a single window of DNA contains:
- a CDS encoding OmpA family protein, producing the protein MKLYSKITLSILLLFMSIKLMAQDPELSKIYMEQADQVYAEAKDAIEIAKDIYIQAAEADTMNVRANYMAGKLYLETVNRDYSTKYFERVKRLDSKYRFNIDYLLGRGYQYGLEFEKALDYFLAYKEKLRSDRSYRGRDKTSVYEVNDRIEECRNAKEIIGMPSSYIIENVSENINSTWPDYAPVLNEDETVMIFTSRRQEGNMNENVDNDNFYFEDIYISKRQGVTWSKAKNIGPNINTLYHDSNLFLSSDGKTLYIYSDQGNGDIVYSTENENDEWTKPKPLEGRINSQGFAEQSIWVSDDGEFMMFASNRPGGYGGFDIYGCYKEDGQWKRPFNMGPEINTKEDEDGPYMAKDGVTVYFSSKGHKGFGGFDVFTTKYDGDSEKWEKPENLGYPVNTVDDEVYFHPTADGERGYLASVREEGLGFTDIYMVTHIGDLEKTAKDRISKLKERDNDFITDEELEVKKLIDSVLNISAYQVYFDVNSSEVAERHEEKLIDMANFLKSHQNLGVQISAFASADGNPKYNYELSNKRAQSVLKFFKENGIEADRLAARGFGVLSGGSEDKSRKAEVKVLDLSKFDE; encoded by the coding sequence ATGAAGCTTTACAGTAAAATAACTCTTTCCATTTTGCTTTTATTCATGAGCATCAAATTGATGGCTCAAGATCCTGAATTGTCTAAAATTTACATGGAACAAGCAGATCAGGTATATGCGGAAGCTAAAGACGCTATTGAGATTGCGAAAGATATTTATATTCAAGCTGCTGAAGCAGACACCATGAATGTGAGAGCCAACTACATGGCAGGGAAACTTTATCTGGAAACTGTAAATCGAGACTATTCCACTAAATATTTTGAAAGAGTAAAAAGATTAGATTCCAAATATCGATTTAATATCGATTATTTATTGGGTAGAGGATATCAATACGGATTGGAATTTGAAAAGGCTTTAGATTATTTTTTAGCTTATAAAGAAAAGTTAAGGTCAGATCGAAGTTATAGAGGCAGGGATAAAACTTCAGTTTATGAAGTAAATGACAGAATTGAAGAATGTAGAAATGCAAAAGAGATTATTGGAATGCCATCTTCCTATATAATAGAAAATGTAAGTGAAAATATAAATTCTACATGGCCTGATTATGCTCCAGTTTTAAATGAAGATGAAACGGTAATGATTTTTACTTCAAGAAGGCAAGAAGGTAATATGAATGAAAATGTTGATAATGATAACTTTTATTTTGAAGATATTTATATCTCAAAAAGACAAGGCGTGACTTGGAGTAAAGCTAAAAATATTGGTCCAAATATAAATACCTTATACCACGATTCTAATCTTTTCTTAAGCAGTGATGGTAAGACATTGTATATTTATTCTGATCAAGGAAATGGTGATATTGTATATAGTACTGAAAATGAGAATGATGAATGGACTAAACCTAAACCCTTGGAAGGAAGAATCAATTCACAAGGATTTGCAGAACAATCAATTTGGGTCTCCGATGATGGTGAATTTATGATGTTTGCTTCTAATAGACCCGGAGGTTATGGAGGTTTTGATATTTATGGATGTTACAAAGAAGATGGCCAATGGAAAAGACCTTTCAATATGGGGCCAGAGATTAACACCAAAGAAGATGAAGATGGGCCTTATATGGCAAAAGATGGAGTGACTGTTTATTTTAGTAGTAAAGGACATAAGGGGTTTGGTGGCTTTGACGTTTTTACCACCAAGTATGATGGAGATTCAGAAAAATGGGAAAAACCAGAAAACTTAGGATATCCTGTGAATACAGTTGATGATGAAGTCTATTTTCATCCTACAGCTGATGGAGAAAGGGGATATTTGGCTTCAGTTCGTGAAGAGGGCTTAGGATTTACAGATATTTATATGGTAACGCATATTGGAGATTTAGAAAAAACAGCTAAAGATAGAATTTCTAAATTAAAAGAGCGAGATAACGATTTTATTACGGATGAAGAATTGGAGGTTAAAAAATTGATCGATTCGGTTCTTAATATTTCGGCCTATCAAGTCTATTTTGATGTGAATTCTAGTGAAGTTGCTGAGCGTCATGAAGAAAAGTTAATCGATATGGCTAACTTTTTGAAATCACATCAAAATTTAGGTGTTCAAATTTCAGCTTTTGCTTCAGCTGATGGTAATCCCAAATATAATTATGAATTATCGAACAAAAGAGCTCAATCCGTTTTGAAGTTCTTTAAAGAAAATGGAATTGAAGCTGATCGTTTGGCTGCTAGGGGGTTTGGTGTTTTGAGTGGAGGAAGTGAAGATAAGTCCAGAAAGGCAGAAGTGAAAGTATTAGATCTCTCGAAATTTGATGAATAA
- a CDS encoding DUF2911 domain-containing protein: MKKSILLFGLSILIIGTLELKAQINIPQPSAKAKVETTVGLTDVAISYFRPSVKGREIFGEGDDFLQPYGVLWRAGANSGSVLTLSTDAVIAGNKVEAGEYLIFMTPGENEWEFKLYSDLSLGGNVGNYDESKELISVIQEVEKLEEPVETLTYQISDISADNKSANIHFRWENVSLKVPFEVSYDELVMAQIEKYTKVDPGNLITAANYYYTNERDLKQALAWVNSYLAEGNNSAQFWNLHLKAKILAKMGDKKEAKKVAEKSIELAKKNSSGDFGYVKRNQDLIDSL, from the coding sequence ATGAAAAAATCCATTTTACTATTTGGTTTATCTATTTTAATAATAGGTACGCTTGAGTTAAAAGCTCAAATAAACATACCACAACCGTCTGCTAAGGCAAAAGTAGAGACTACTGTGGGATTAACTGATGTGGCCATTAGTTATTTTAGACCTAGCGTGAAAGGACGTGAAATTTTTGGTGAAGGAGATGACTTTTTGCAACCTTACGGAGTATTGTGGAGAGCTGGAGCCAATAGTGGATCTGTATTAACACTTAGCACTGATGCGGTAATCGCAGGGAACAAAGTAGAGGCTGGAGAATATTTAATTTTCATGACGCCTGGCGAAAACGAATGGGAGTTTAAGTTGTACAGTGATTTATCTTTAGGTGGAAATGTTGGAAACTACGATGAATCTAAAGAGTTGATATCTGTTATTCAAGAAGTTGAAAAATTAGAGGAGCCTGTTGAAACTTTAACGTACCAAATTTCAGATATTAGTGCTGATAATAAATCGGCAAACATTCATTTCAGATGGGAAAATGTTAGTTTGAAAGTTCCTTTTGAGGTTTCTTATGATGAGCTAGTAATGGCTCAAATAGAGAAATATACAAAGGTGGATCCCGGAAATTTAATTACTGCAGCAAACTATTACTACACTAATGAAAGAGACTTAAAACAAGCTTTAGCATGGGTTAATTCCTATTTAGCAGAAGGTAATAATAGTGCCCAGTTTTGGAATTTGCATTTGAAAGCAAAAATTTTAGCCAAAATGGGAGATAAAAAAGAAGCAAAGAAAGTAGCAGAAAAATCAATCGAATTAGCTAAAAAGAATAGCTCTGGAGATTTTGGTTACGTGAAAAGAAATCAAGATTTAATAGATTCTTTGTAA
- a CDS encoding DNA-3-methyladenine glycosylase, whose protein sequence is MKVAKKRLDRSIFHNPDVVELAQLLLGKVICTNIDGFYCEAMITETEAYSGENDKACHAHMGKFTKRTATMYEEGGHAYVYLCYGIHHLFNIVSNVKGKADAILIRSVEPLSGTKIMLERRNVKKSTPKVYAGPAKLSQALGIDKSLNGVDLVNNEHIYLIDKGFVVEDFVKSCRIGIDYAEEDALLPWRFYISGNKYVSKYI, encoded by the coding sequence ATGAAAGTTGCAAAAAAAAGATTAGATCGATCAATTTTTCATAACCCCGATGTGGTAGAACTAGCTCAACTCTTATTAGGTAAAGTTATTTGCACCAATATAGATGGTTTTTATTGTGAAGCAATGATTACAGAAACGGAAGCATATTCTGGTGAAAACGATAAAGCCTGCCATGCTCATATGGGGAAATTTACAAAAAGAACAGCAACTATGTACGAAGAAGGGGGGCATGCATATGTTTATTTGTGTTATGGTATACATCATCTCTTTAATATCGTATCAAATGTAAAAGGAAAGGCAGATGCCATCTTGATTCGCTCGGTTGAACCCTTGAGTGGTACTAAAATTATGTTAGAAAGAAGAAATGTCAAAAAAAGTACCCCGAAAGTTTATGCTGGACCTGCTAAGTTATCTCAGGCATTAGGTATTGATAAATCTTTAAATGGGGTCGATCTCGTAAATAATGAACATATATATTTGATTGATAAAGGGTTTGTTGTAGAAGATTTTGTTAAAAGCTGTCGAATAGGAATCGATTACGCTGAAGAAGATGCTTTATTACCGTGGAGGTTTTATATTTCAGGAAATAAGTATGTTAGTAAGTATATATAA
- a CDS encoding universal stress protein produces the protein MDKFLCPIDFSTYSLNALEYAAKILKVRKGSLTLIHIFTEKEFLHSLDGEKSEFNDLKDHAKDKLYNLADEIEKEYGFECDVVLSIGDVNNSISKYANDNDYDLIVMGTQGNGYSRKTIIGSRTIRTVENSDIPVLTIPLEADFNGWNSVVYASDYSENDKIIMQKLVSFVYSFRSRIRFVHVSHSTNKMSEKSYQEFKDELSSFLGYDKISYYLKEYKKDISSGIEEFVNEQQGDLLVLLKRKRNFFEKIMGNSVSTEITYLSTHPLLIYHEND, from the coding sequence ATGGATAAATTTTTGTGCCCAATAGATTTTTCAACCTATTCCTTAAATGCACTGGAATATGCCGCTAAAATATTAAAAGTGAGGAAAGGGAGCCTAACACTTATCCATATATTTACAGAGAAAGAATTTTTGCACTCATTGGATGGAGAAAAGTCTGAATTCAATGATCTAAAAGATCATGCAAAGGATAAACTCTATAATTTGGCTGATGAAATTGAAAAGGAATATGGTTTTGAATGTGATGTGGTATTATCAATTGGTGATGTAAATAATTCTATTAGTAAGTATGCCAATGATAATGATTATGATTTAATCGTAATGGGAACTCAAGGAAATGGCTACAGTAGAAAAACAATTATTGGCAGTCGCACGATAAGGACAGTAGAAAATAGCGATATACCTGTATTAACGATTCCACTTGAAGCTGATTTTAATGGCTGGAATTCTGTGGTATATGCATCTGATTATTCTGAAAATGATAAAATAATCATGCAAAAATTGGTAAGTTTTGTTTATAGTTTCCGAAGCAGAATTCGGTTTGTGCATGTAAGCCATTCTACAAACAAGATGAGTGAGAAAAGTTATCAGGAATTTAAAGATGAACTGTCAAGTTTTTTAGGCTATGATAAAATTAGTTATTACCTAAAAGAATATAAAAAAGACATCAGCAGCGGTATTGAGGAATTTGTAAATGAACAGCAGGGAGATTTGCTAGTTTTGCTGAAACGCAAAAGGAACTTCTTTGAAAAAATTATGGGGAATAGCGTATCTACAGAAATTACCTATCTAAGTACTCATCCTTTATTAATCTATCATGAAAATGATTAA
- a CDS encoding OmpA family protein, translated as MKAFIFIFISFFLAMKGVSQDKPILIDSLESIYDDIAPIITPDGNNLYFTKKNHPDNKGGERDLGDIWSSEFENGVWKSAKRLKGPINNTNFNAVIGITPDGNIMYVVGNYKSPRKGGVSFSRKIGENWSEPQPIDIPYFKNKSDHLSGSLSKDGKIMVLSLESFGSRGNEDIYYTFRKSIDEWTELRNLGVDINTEAQELTPFLAKDNKTLFFSSNGRGGMGSRDVFYSKRQDATWTTWSEPKNLDNVNSEGADWYFRLIDEGENALLVNTVNSIGLGNILKTSTPLEVEIEPEIEKSMTASSQSVLPFQNNNTNNKTREKIKVKFNVVDGFTGNPLKPQLLIKGVNEMSKSSYSEIVMGTTSSYQTKLNKDSVYTIDISVEGYLDDKQTIKTDTIEDNSTIRLELLSLKEGTTIQLKSVLFKRGTSDIKDGSFEELDRVYTMLKKNPSIEIELSGHTDNTGSAKLNIELSQKRSDRIKEYLVEKGINSKRLQSKGYGGARPIASNKSEATRKLNRRVEFTIIKI; from the coding sequence ATGAAGGCCTTTATATTTATATTCATATCATTTTTTTTAGCCATGAAGGGTGTTTCTCAGGATAAACCGATCCTTATCGATTCTCTTGAAAGCATATATGATGATATAGCGCCTATTATTACTCCAGATGGAAACAATTTATACTTTACTAAAAAGAATCATCCTGATAATAAAGGTGGGGAGAGAGACCTAGGTGATATTTGGTCTTCAGAGTTTGAAAACGGAGTTTGGAAATCAGCAAAACGTTTAAAAGGCCCCATAAATAATACAAATTTTAATGCAGTTATTGGTATTACACCTGATGGTAACATCATGTATGTTGTTGGAAATTACAAAAGTCCAAGAAAGGGTGGAGTTTCATTTTCACGTAAAATTGGTGAAAACTGGAGCGAACCTCAACCAATAGATATACCTTATTTTAAAAACAAATCAGATCATTTATCTGGTAGCTTAAGTAAGGATGGGAAAATCATGGTTTTAAGCCTTGAAAGTTTTGGAAGCAGAGGAAATGAAGATATTTATTATACCTTCCGGAAATCTATTGATGAATGGACTGAATTAAGAAATTTAGGTGTTGATATCAATACGGAGGCACAGGAATTAACTCCTTTTTTAGCTAAAGATAATAAAACTTTGTTTTTCAGCTCAAATGGCAGAGGCGGAATGGGGAGCAGGGATGTTTTTTATAGTAAAAGACAAGATGCTACTTGGACTACCTGGTCGGAACCGAAAAACTTAGACAATGTTAACTCAGAAGGTGCTGATTGGTATTTTAGATTAATTGATGAAGGAGAAAATGCTTTACTGGTCAACACAGTAAACAGTATTGGTTTAGGAAATATTTTAAAAACTAGCACTCCTCTTGAAGTTGAGATTGAGCCTGAAATTGAGAAAAGCATGACGGCTTCTTCGCAGTCGGTATTACCATTTCAAAATAATAATACCAATAATAAGACTCGTGAAAAGATAAAAGTGAAGTTTAATGTAGTAGATGGATTTACAGGAAATCCATTAAAACCTCAATTGCTTATAAAGGGTGTGAATGAGATGAGCAAAAGTTCTTATTCTGAAATTGTGATGGGAACAACTTCTTCATATCAGACTAAATTAAATAAAGACTCTGTATATACAATTGACATTTCTGTTGAAGGCTATTTAGACGATAAGCAAACTATCAAAACTGATACTATAGAGGATAATTCTACAATTAGACTTGAGCTCTTAAGTTTAAAAGAGGGAACCACCATACAGTTGAAGAGTGTTTTGTTCAAAAGAGGTACATCCGATATTAAAGATGGATCTTTTGAGGAATTAGATAGAGTTTATACAATGCTGAAGAAAAATCCTTCTATTGAAATTGAATTATCTGGGCATACAGATAATACTGGAAGTGCTAAATTAAATATAGAGCTATCACAAAAACGCTCAGACAGAATTAAAGAATATTTAGTTGAGAAGGGGATAAACTCCAAACGATTACAAAGCAAAGGGTATGGCGGTGCACGTCCAATTGCGAGTAATAAATCCGAAGCAACCAGAAAATTAAACCGAAGAGTTGAATTTACTATCATCAAAATTTAA
- a CDS encoding TetR/AcrR family transcriptional regulator, protein MLTDGLSLRERKAAKLKLLILNLAKNMLIEKNFNDIHVTDLCKEANISKVTFFRYFPQKEDLLLYFMRVWSFEISVSLQKQDLKGIKAVKYIYDRYGDLCERYNSMILHLIKYHAASSKVLKPISIKKAEKHLLFPSFEDVQQMEVLAFDKLLEKYLLEAIFQTEITKSSNVNDMVSMLLTTTYGSILVAKMKQLPVKALLKKNINSILETF, encoded by the coding sequence ATGCTTACAGATGGGCTTAGCTTGAGGGAAAGAAAGGCAGCAAAATTAAAATTGCTGATTTTAAATCTTGCTAAAAATATGCTCATTGAAAAGAATTTTAATGATATTCATGTAACTGATCTTTGTAAGGAAGCTAATATTTCCAAAGTTACCTTCTTTCGATATTTCCCTCAGAAAGAAGATTTATTACTTTATTTTATGCGTGTTTGGTCTTTTGAAATTAGTGTAAGCCTGCAAAAGCAAGATTTGAAAGGGATCAAGGCTGTAAAGTATATTTATGATCGTTACGGTGATCTGTGTGAACGTTATAATTCCATGATTTTACATTTAATAAAGTATCATGCAGCCTCTTCCAAAGTCTTAAAACCAATAAGCATAAAGAAAGCAGAAAAGCACCTCTTATTCCCTAGTTTTGAGGATGTTCAACAAATGGAAGTCTTAGCTTTTGACAAATTACTAGAGAAATATTTATTGGAAGCCATATTTCAAACAGAAATCACTAAAAGTTCTAATGTAAATGATATGGTAAGCATGCTTCTTACCACAACTTATGGTTCCATTTTGGTAGCTAAGATGAAGCAATTACCAGTAAAAGCACTTCTTAAGAAAAATATTAATTCAATTTTGGAAACTTTCTGA
- a CDS encoding deoxyhypusine synthase family protein: protein MKITEFLKHNYRHFNAAALIDAADAYKNHVESGKKMLVSLAGAMSTAELGISFAEMIRQDKVQIISCTGANLEEDLMNLVAHSHYERVPNYRDLTPQQEWDLLEKGLNRVTDTCIPEEEAFRRLQQHIFEIWKDAEEKGERYFPHEFMYKLIRSGVLEQYYEIDPKNSWMLAAAEKNLPIIVPGWEDSTMGNIFASYCVKGELKPSTMKSGIEYMTFLADWYKQNAGTEGVGFFQIGGGIAGDFPICVVPMLYQDLEYTDVPFWSYFCQISDSTTSYGSYSGAVPNEKITWGKLDIDTPKFIVESDATIVAPLIFAIVLGQ from the coding sequence ATGAAAATTACAGAATTTTTAAAACATAATTACCGTCACTTTAATGCGGCTGCACTTATTGATGCTGCTGATGCTTATAAAAATCACGTTGAATCAGGCAAGAAAATGTTGGTGTCTCTTGCGGGAGCCATGTCTACAGCTGAACTGGGGATTTCATTTGCCGAAATGATTCGCCAAGATAAAGTGCAAATTATCAGTTGCACGGGTGCTAACCTTGAAGAGGACTTAATGAACTTAGTGGCACATAGCCATTATGAAAGGGTTCCTAATTATAGAGATTTAACGCCACAGCAGGAGTGGGATTTGTTAGAGAAAGGACTTAATAGAGTAACCGATACTTGTATTCCAGAAGAAGAAGCATTTAGAAGGCTACAGCAACATATTTTTGAAATTTGGAAGGATGCAGAAGAAAAGGGGGAGCGTTATTTTCCACATGAGTTCATGTATAAATTGATCAGATCAGGTGTATTAGAACAATACTATGAAATTGATCCTAAAAATAGCTGGATGTTAGCAGCTGCTGAAAAGAATTTACCAATCATTGTTCCAGGATGGGAGGATAGTACAATGGGTAATATCTTTGCAAGCTATTGCGTAAAAGGTGAGTTGAAACCTTCCACTATGAAATCAGGAATTGAATACATGACTTTTTTGGCAGACTGGTATAAGCAAAATGCAGGAACTGAAGGAGTTGGATTCTTTCAAATAGGAGGGGGGATAGCAGGAGATTTCCCTATATGTGTTGTTCCAATGCTTTATCAAGATTTGGAGTACACTGATGTTCCATTTTGGAGCTACTTCTGTCAAATTTCCGATTCCACCACTAGTTATGGTTCTTATTCAGGAGCAGTGCCTAATGAGAAGATCACTTGGGGTAAATTAGATATAGACACGCCTAAATTCATTGTTGAATCTGATGCTACTATCGTAGCACCACTGATTTTTGCAATTGTTTTAGGACAATAG